A stretch of the Bacillus licheniformis DSM 13 = ATCC 14580 genome encodes the following:
- a CDS encoding biotin-dependent carboxyltransferase family protein, translating to MSIEVLKPGLMTTVQDLGRTGFQKYGVLVSGAMDADSLRIANLLAGNSQNEAALEVTLMGPGPSLRFQKPALIAVTGADFSLMVNDEEVPLWRPVFIKEGSVLTFGMCKRGSRAYMAVAGGIDVPPVMESKSTYVRAGLGGFQGRALQKGDVLSLGSPTPLSEALHRKLADEGKERGFAAPKWAVDRKYFLPLKKNPVIRVIKGDQFACFTSSSQERFFAGPFRVTAKSDRMGYRLQGEALELTQPLEMISEAVSFGTIQVPPDGNPIVLLADRQTAGGYPRIAHIASADFSQVTQMMPGEQVQFQLVSLQEAERVYIERETKISELSARLKLEYML from the coding sequence TTGAGCATAGAAGTGTTAAAGCCGGGTCTGATGACAACGGTTCAAGACTTGGGCCGCACAGGTTTTCAAAAATACGGCGTGCTTGTCAGCGGTGCCATGGATGCCGATTCTTTGCGGATTGCCAATCTGCTCGCGGGGAACAGCCAGAACGAAGCTGCGCTTGAAGTGACGCTGATGGGGCCGGGGCCGTCTCTCCGCTTTCAAAAACCTGCTCTTATAGCGGTGACGGGCGCTGACTTTTCACTGATGGTAAATGACGAAGAAGTCCCGCTTTGGCGCCCGGTTTTCATCAAAGAGGGCAGCGTGTTGACATTCGGCATGTGCAAGCGCGGAAGCCGTGCATATATGGCAGTGGCCGGGGGAATTGATGTGCCGCCTGTAATGGAAAGCAAAAGCACATATGTCAGAGCAGGACTCGGCGGCTTTCAAGGAAGGGCGCTTCAAAAGGGAGACGTGTTATCGCTAGGCAGCCCGACGCCGTTGTCGGAAGCGCTGCACAGAAAGCTCGCAGACGAGGGCAAAGAACGGGGCTTTGCGGCTCCGAAGTGGGCTGTCGACCGCAAATATTTTCTCCCGCTAAAAAAGAACCCGGTCATTCGTGTCATCAAAGGCGATCAGTTTGCTTGCTTTACCTCATCATCACAAGAGCGCTTTTTCGCGGGTCCATTCCGGGTGACGGCTAAATCCGACCGGATGGGGTACCGTCTTCAAGGAGAGGCGCTCGAACTCACTCAGCCTCTGGAAATGATCTCTGAAGCGGTATCATTCGGAACGATTCAAGTGCCGCCCGACGGCAATCCGATCGTTCTTCTCGCAGACAGGCAGACAGCGGGCGGATACCCGAGAATCGCCCATATCGCATCAGCTGATTTTTCTCAGGTCACGCAGATGATGCCGGGCGAGCAGGTGCAGTTTCAGCTTGTCAGCCTTCAGGAAGCAGAGCGCGTTTACATCGAACGGGAGACGAAAATCAGCGAACTTTCTGCCCGATTGAAGCTTGAATACATGTTATGA
- a CDS encoding putative hydro-lyase has product MRPDEVRALIRKGEITGPTAGMAGGFTQANLVILKKELAFEFLLFCQRNQKPCPILDVTDPGSPVPSITAPDADIRTDFPKYRVYKRGELADEVTDISSLWEDDMVGFLIGCSFTFEQALMNNGIPVRHIEEKRNVPMYQTNIPCVPAGRFQGPMVVSMRPVPEEQAVRAVQVTSRLPAVHGGPVHIGSPEAIGITDIAKPDFGDAVTIKKGEVPVFWACGVTPQAVAMHARPELMITHSPGHMLVTDVRDEQFGVL; this is encoded by the coding sequence ATGCGTCCTGACGAAGTCAGGGCTCTGATTCGAAAAGGGGAAATAACGGGTCCGACAGCCGGCATGGCCGGGGGTTTTACCCAGGCAAACCTGGTGATTTTGAAAAAAGAGCTCGCTTTTGAGTTCTTGCTGTTTTGCCAGCGCAATCAAAAGCCGTGTCCGATTCTTGATGTCACGGACCCCGGATCTCCGGTTCCGTCCATCACGGCGCCGGACGCTGATATCCGCACCGATTTTCCAAAATACCGCGTATACAAGCGTGGCGAATTGGCGGATGAAGTGACAGATATCTCTTCTTTATGGGAAGACGACATGGTCGGTTTTTTAATCGGCTGCAGCTTTACGTTCGAACAAGCGTTAATGAATAACGGAATCCCTGTCAGACACATTGAAGAAAAGCGAAATGTCCCGATGTATCAAACGAATATTCCTTGTGTCCCGGCAGGCCGTTTTCAAGGGCCTATGGTCGTCAGCATGAGGCCGGTTCCGGAAGAGCAGGCGGTGCGAGCCGTTCAGGTTACATCAAGGCTTCCCGCCGTTCACGGAGGGCCTGTCCATATCGGCAGTCCAGAAGCCATCGGTATAACAGACATCGCAAAACCCGATTTCGGCGATGCGGTAACGATAAAAAAAGGGGAAGTTCCGGTATTCTGGGCTTGCGGCGTCACCCCTCAGGCAGTCGCAATGCACGCAAGGCCGGAGCTGATGATTACGCATTCGCCCGGCCATATGCTGGTTACCGATGTTCGGGATGAACAATTTGGTGTGTTATAG
- the pxpB gene encoding 5-oxoprolinase subunit PxpB yields MSPLGDSAVIIQLGEGISEQTHRVVSALTKRIENDPFPGFIECVPAFTSVTVFYQPFEVYRKMESGKAVDSPYEKVKALLDHHLQELTMEEETDQRTVEIPVCYGGRFGPDLEEVADINGLTAQEVIDIHTSGEYLVYMIGFAPGFPYLGGMSEKIAAPRRSSPRTSIPAGSVGIAGMQTGVYPLSTPGGWQLIGNTPLELFKPYEQPPSLLRAGDIVKFVSVTEEEYHALKEGKS; encoded by the coding sequence ATGTCTCCGCTCGGCGACTCCGCGGTTATCATCCAGCTTGGAGAGGGGATAAGCGAACAGACGCACCGTGTCGTCAGCGCGCTGACAAAGCGGATTGAAAACGATCCGTTTCCCGGTTTTATTGAGTGTGTGCCGGCTTTCACGAGTGTGACCGTTTTCTATCAGCCATTTGAAGTATACCGCAAGATGGAGAGCGGCAAGGCTGTTGATTCTCCGTATGAAAAGGTAAAAGCCCTCCTCGACCATCATCTCCAAGAGCTCACAATGGAAGAAGAGACAGATCAGCGCACGGTGGAAATTCCGGTTTGTTACGGCGGCCGTTTCGGCCCTGATTTGGAGGAAGTGGCCGACATCAACGGCCTGACTGCACAGGAAGTCATCGATATTCACACCTCGGGTGAGTACCTCGTTTATATGATCGGCTTTGCGCCGGGCTTCCCTTACCTAGGCGGAATGTCTGAAAAGATAGCCGCACCGCGGCGGTCATCTCCTCGGACTTCGATTCCCGCCGGTTCAGTCGGAATAGCCGGCATGCAAACAGGCGTCTATCCCCTTTCAACGCCGGGCGGCTGGCAGCTGATCGGCAATACGCCGCTTGAATTATTCAAGCCTTATGAACAGCCTCCGAGCCTTCTGAGAGCAGGGGATATCGTGAAATTTGTCAGCGTGACAGAAGAGGAGTATCACGCGCTGAAGGAGGGGAAATCTTGA